The Deltaproteobacteria bacterium DNA segment TGGTGTAGAGCTTGTTAAGTTTAGATTCTAGGTAGCGTTGAAAGACTTCAACGTGACGTGCTTCGTCCATGACTTGAGTGGCGCCGTAGAGCTTCCCGTCAAAAAACTGAACTGCCTCGGTGACCTGAGCCGCCGCAAACAATGCACCTTGTTCGCCGTGTAGAAACTGAGAAAGCATCCATGAGGTGATGCTGTATGTAAACTTACGCGACTCGTCTTCCGTGAGAAAAATCCTCATATCCTTGAGTGCTGAAAAGTCGAAGAAGTTCTCCGGGAGCAGTGGCACCTCTGGGTTCAGAGGGTCGACATTGGTGTGCCACGGTAAATCGTCACCGTCCCACTGCCCTTGTTTGGCCAGTTTGTAGAGCTCGGCCATTTCTTGGTTGTCGTGTGGGTAGGTCCAGTCGAAGTGAGCACTGTGGTTGGCCGGCATTTGGGTAGGAACCCCTTGTTTACCTCGTTTGAGCAGCAGTCCTCGCACGCCCGATGGTCCGAGAGCTTTCAATACTTTTGGATCCCGGATATGACTGAAGATCTCAAACGCTTCTGTGTAGCTGTCGAGTTGGTTCGCAACTGCGTGGGGAAGATGTTGAGTAACTTTTAATACCATACGATGCTCCTCGAAATTCTTAGAGTGATGCCAAAATATCAGTGATTCGAACTTGGTGATAATGAATGAGTAACTTGTGCACGACAGGCAGCGCTTCCTGAATAACTGAAGCGGCTTCCTGAGCTGGGAGTTTGCCCAATTTTTCAGTTACCAGTTGAGCTTCCCATTTAACCAGCTCAGACATTGATGTCTCATATCCGCGGATCAGCTCAGCATGAAACCCGAGTTCCTTCGAGAACCCCGCTTCGCGAAGCTCGGTTAGAATTTTCAGGATGCCGATGTCTTTTTGAGACACAATGGTATTTCCGTCGTCGTCGGTTTGTGAGCCAATAATTTGAGCTTCGATGAGTTCTTCTAAGTCTTCTTTGGTGATGATTTTACTCGCCACCAACTCATCGGCCCGTACTGCGCCAGCAGCAAGCGTATCAGCTGACATCCCTTCAATCTGAACAGACTGACGAAGGTCTTTTAAGAAGTCTCTTTGGGCTGGGCTATAGAGTGTGTCTTGTTCATCCAGCATCGCTTTGATGGCTTTTAGCGGAAGAAACCGTTCATGTTGTAATTTGCGAATCATTTGAATTCGTTCAAGATGACTCTCGCTGTACCAAGCCATGTTGTGACCGGTCTTTCGGCCGGGTGGAACAAGCCCTTGTTGGATATAGAAATGGATCGCTTGCCGGCCTAATCCTGTAATTTTACACAGGTCCTTCATCTTGTAGTGCCAAGTGTCGTCATCAATTGAAGTGGCAGCGCTACTCATGATTTCACCTCAAGAATCACGGGTCCGCATGCGTGGGAAATACAGCTTAGAATGTGCCCGCTGGCCTTGTCCTCTTGAGTCAAGCAATTGGGCTCAGGCATTGCGACGTCGCCTTTAACTACTTTTACTTTGCACGCACCACAGCCGCCCATCGTGCATGAAAAGGGCAGTGTAATACCGGCCTGAAGACCTGCTTCAAGGAGCGTTTGGCCAGGATTGACGGTTGTTAACTGATGTCCGGTATCGGTGTGAACGGTCAACGACTCAACCCGCTCGCTCATATTTTGGTCGACCTGGGATATTGCGGCCGTAAATTCCTCACGGTGAATATAATCAGGCTTAACACCGAGTTGCTCAAGCGTTTGATGAGTAAGATTCATAAGCTCTTCTGGACCACACAAAAAGTATTGGCTCGCCAAGGCAGGGCTTGTCGTCGGCTTGAGTAAGGTACTGAGGCGTTTGGCTTTGATTCGGGTGTGCTTCTTGGTGGACCGAGTATAAATTGAGTGCAGGGTGAACCGGTCTCCAAAGCTTTTTTTCAGCTCTTTAATCTCATTATGAAACATCGTCGATTCAACGGTTCTATTGATAAATATCAGTGTAGCCAGGCTCTCGCTGGATTGCTCAAGCGTGTATTTCAAAATCGCCATTTGGGGTGTAATACCGCTTCCCCCTGCAATGCAGACGGTGTGTTGGCCGAGTTCAGAGATGTTTTGAACGCCGTAGGAACCGGAAGGACCGTAGACACCAACAGTGTCGCCAGCTTCGAGCACATTGTTGAGATAGGTAGACATCTTCCCGTTATTGAGCGCACGAACTCCGATTGAAACGGTGTCTTCTTGATCCGGAGAGGAGCAAATACTGTAAGGACGCTTAACCAGCTCACCGTCTATTTCGATAGCGAGGGTAAGGAATTGCCCAGCATAAAATTGGATTGGTTGCTTGTCGGTAGGGCGAAGTGTGATTTTTACGGCGTCTTCGGCAATCTTATCGATTGCAACAACGTCCATCTCTCTTTGGTTGGACAATTCTGCACCGACTGCACGCAATTGATTGTCGTAAGCCGAGCCATCTCTCAGGCTAAAAGGAGCGGGGGATGTTCCTCGAAAGGCCCAGAGCACGCTGTCGACGTCGCGGTAAAGCTGTCGCAAGCTACCTCGAATACGCCCTTCACCGTCGAGCATCTTGGGAGTTGAGGTGGGTTGCCTCAATAAGGCGGGATCGGTCGGAGGGGCATACTTCATACAAGAAGTTTGGACCGTATAGAGTAAAGTGTCAAGCAACACTTTACACATTGGGATGAAGTTCTAGATTTTTGGACTATTACTCAAAACCAGGCGGGGATAGTGCGGCCTTCGCTCCATTGTTCACGGGCGGTTTCTGAAGCAAGAACTGGCGTAAGTGACTGGTTTTCATACATGTTTGGTGGCTCTACAACATCGGAGGACCATAGCATGGGTACACTGTGATGAGTCGTATTGAAGATAGGTGCTTCACCTTGAGCTGCTTTGAGGAACTCAATGCCGATTTCGGTGCAGTAGTAA contains these protein-coding regions:
- a CDS encoding ferredoxin--NADP reductase, whose protein sequence is MKYAPPTDPALLRQPTSTPKMLDGEGRIRGSLRQLYRDVDSVLWAFRGTSPAPFSLRDGSAYDNQLRAVGAELSNQREMDVVAIDKIAEDAVKITLRPTDKQPIQFYAGQFLTLAIEIDGELVKRPYSICSSPDQEDTVSIGVRALNNGKMSTYLNNVLEAGDTVGVYGPSGSYGVQNISELGQHTVCIAGGSGITPQMAILKYTLEQSSESLATLIFINRTVESTMFHNEIKELKKSFGDRFTLHSIYTRSTKKHTRIKAKRLSTLLKPTTSPALASQYFLCGPEELMNLTHQTLEQLGVKPDYIHREEFTAAISQVDQNMSERVESLTVHTDTGHQLTTVNPGQTLLEAGLQAGITLPFSCTMGGCGACKVKVVKGDVAMPEPNCLTQEDKASGHILSCISHACGPVILEVKS
- a CDS encoding MerR family transcriptional regulator, which gives rise to MSSAATSIDDDTWHYKMKDLCKITGLGRQAIHFYIQQGLVPPGRKTGHNMAWYSESHLERIQMIRKLQHERFLPLKAIKAMLDEQDTLYSPAQRDFLKDLRQSVQIEGMSADTLAAGAVRADELVASKIITKEDLEELIEAQIIGSQTDDDGNTIVSQKDIGILKILTELREAGFSKELGFHAELIRGYETSMSELVKWEAQLVTEKLGKLPAQEAASVIQEALPVVHKLLIHYHQVRITDILASL
- a CDS encoding ferritin-like domain-containing protein gives rise to the protein MVLKVTQHLPHAVANQLDSYTEAFEIFSHIRDPKVLKALGPSGVRGLLLKRGKQGVPTQMPANHSAHFDWTYPHDNQEMAELYKLAKQGQWDGDDLPWHTNVDPLNPEVPLLPENFFDFSALKDMRIFLTEDESRKFTYSITSWMLSQFLHGEQGALFAAAQVTEAVQFFDGKLYGATQVMDEARHVEVFQRYLESKLNKLYTINDNLFVIIDSLMTDGRWDMKFLGMQIMVEGLALGAFGMIYKGTKEPLLKQLLAQVIQDEARHVHYGVIALREHIVGELSEAERQEREDWAFEIALLMRNRFMAYEVYEEWFEGIMSREKWRKLISVAPGMEEFRTVMFSRLVPNLREIGLLSDRIKPAYESAGLMKYFGGASANSLTGDDMLKQLDAEGAINLNVG